In a genomic window of Occallatibacter riparius:
- the glyS gene encoding glycine--tRNA ligase subunit beta — protein MADFLLEVGLEEVPARMIASAEAELGRRVTDLLTRERLLDAGATVTTYSTPRRLAVVVEGVLAAQADIEEQLTGPSWAVAFKDGSPTKAAEAFAKKAGVDVSALSKVTTPKGEYIGASVKRAGRSAAEILQGDLPKEVLSIYWAKNMYWRAGKPERFVRPVRWVVALLDSDVVPVEIAGIAAGSASRGHRVLHGAEPVTIGSPKGYAENLRAAKVIVDVAERRQVIRKALDKVTRTVPGARWREDEALVETVTHLTEWPSAIIGEFEQEYLALPEEVLVTVMRDHQKYFAVEDANKKLAPHFLAVLNTEVDEEGQQIIRNGNARELRARFKDAQFFWDFDQKTPLAKRVESLKNVTFQKELGSYWDKTAANERIAKELAGILALKHIAIDSAALHQAVTLAKADLTTELVKEFTELQGIVGGLYARSQGLSEVVSSAIYHQYLPASGDDPIPPSGEGQLLGLVDRVQTIVAMFAIGLEPTGSRDPFALRRAANGIVKILAESELPLRVDELLAIAAAEVDQSDKAEAKLPSLVAFFKERLHFYLKDVRGFAYDVINAVLSAGSDDVRDAIARAEALTAVRGSEDFAAVSAAFKRIKNILKQAEEKKIPLGSVKDAKLATEAQQLADAAGSLAPRVAKLRQERAYEAALSEIATLRPTVDLFFDKVMVLDPDETVRGANLALIDEVLRNFSGIADFSEIVTS, from the coding sequence ATGGCAGATTTTCTACTCGAAGTAGGTCTCGAAGAAGTACCCGCCCGCATGATTGCCTCGGCTGAGGCAGAGCTCGGCCGCCGCGTTACTGACCTGCTTACGCGCGAGCGTCTGCTCGACGCCGGCGCGACGGTCACCACCTACTCCACTCCGCGCCGACTGGCTGTCGTGGTGGAAGGCGTTCTTGCCGCGCAGGCTGACATTGAAGAGCAGCTCACTGGCCCCTCGTGGGCCGTGGCCTTCAAAGACGGTTCTCCCACCAAGGCAGCCGAAGCCTTTGCGAAAAAGGCCGGCGTGGATGTGAGCGCGCTCTCCAAGGTCACCACGCCCAAGGGTGAATACATTGGCGCATCCGTGAAGCGCGCGGGCCGTTCAGCGGCGGAGATTCTGCAAGGCGATCTGCCCAAGGAAGTGCTCTCTATCTACTGGGCGAAGAACATGTATTGGCGCGCGGGGAAGCCGGAGCGGTTTGTGCGGCCGGTGCGCTGGGTTGTGGCGCTGCTTGATTCGGATGTGGTGCCAGTCGAGATTGCCGGGATTGCTGCTGGGAGTGCCAGCCGCGGACATCGCGTGCTGCACGGTGCAGAGCCGGTGACGATCGGATCGCCAAAGGGCTACGCGGAGAATCTGCGCGCCGCAAAGGTGATTGTTGATGTGGCAGAGCGGCGGCAGGTGATTCGCAAAGCGCTGGATAAGGTGACGCGTACTGTTCCCGGAGCGCGCTGGCGTGAGGACGAGGCTCTGGTCGAGACCGTTACGCACCTCACAGAGTGGCCGTCGGCGATTATTGGCGAATTCGAGCAGGAGTATCTCGCGCTGCCGGAGGAAGTCCTGGTCACGGTGATGCGCGACCACCAGAAGTATTTTGCGGTGGAAGACGCCAACAAGAAACTTGCTCCACACTTCCTCGCCGTTCTCAACACGGAAGTCGACGAAGAAGGTCAGCAGATCATTCGGAATGGAAATGCACGCGAGCTGCGGGCGCGGTTCAAGGATGCACAGTTCTTCTGGGACTTTGACCAGAAGACTCCGCTAGCAAAGCGGGTGGAGAGCCTGAAGAACGTCACCTTCCAGAAGGAACTGGGCAGCTATTGGGACAAGACCGCCGCCAACGAAAGGATCGCGAAAGAGCTTGCGGGCATTCTTGCCCTGAAGCACATCGCGATCGACTCGGCGGCTCTTCATCAGGCCGTCACCCTGGCCAAGGCGGACCTCACCACAGAGCTGGTGAAGGAATTCACCGAGCTGCAGGGGATTGTGGGTGGACTCTACGCCCGAAGCCAGGGACTTAGTGAGGTTGTGTCGTCAGCAATCTACCACCAATATTTGCCGGCGTCGGGTGACGACCCGATTCCGCCCAGCGGCGAAGGGCAGCTGCTCGGTCTGGTCGACCGGGTCCAGACGATCGTGGCGATGTTCGCTATTGGTCTGGAACCAACTGGATCAAGGGATCCATTTGCTCTGCGCAGAGCTGCGAACGGGATCGTCAAGATTCTGGCGGAATCAGAATTGCCACTGAGAGTGGACGAGTTGCTGGCAATCGCGGCTGCCGAGGTCGACCAGAGCGACAAGGCTGAAGCCAAATTGCCCTCGCTCGTAGCTTTCTTCAAGGAGAGGCTGCACTTCTACCTCAAAGACGTACGCGGATTCGCCTACGACGTGATCAATGCGGTTTTGTCCGCCGGTTCCGACGATGTGCGCGATGCGATCGCTCGTGCCGAGGCGCTCACTGCGGTGCGCGGCTCCGAGGACTTCGCAGCCGTTTCCGCCGCCTTCAAGCGCATCAAGAACATCCTCAAGCAGGCCGAGGAGAAGAAGATCCCGTTGGGCTCGGTGAAAGACGCCAAGCTCGCGACCGAGGCGCAGCAGTTGGCGGATGCAGCGGGGTCGCTCGCTCCGCGGGTGGCGAAGTTGCGCCAGGAGCGCGCCTATGAGGCCGCACTAAGCGAAATAGCGACGCTGCGGCCCACGGTGGATTTGTTCTTCGATAAGGTGATGGTGCTCGATCCGGATGAGACGGTGCGCGGCGCAAATCTGGCGCTGATCGATGAAGTGCTGCGGAACTTCTCGGGGATCGCGGACTTCAGCGAGATCGTGACGAGCTAG
- a CDS encoding glycine--tRNA ligase subunit alpha, producing MSSSTLSTNQAGSGAKTALTFQDLLFRLQGFWAERGCVLQQPYDVEVGAGTMSPETFLRVLGPKPYKVGYAQPSRRPADGRYGENPNRLFKHTQFQLILKPPPENVQELYLQSLEAIGIDLRQHDLKFEEDNWEWPAGGAWGVGWQVMLDGLEITQFTYFQQCGGLDLDPMCAELTYGLERIAKYLQDVKSIYDIVWSRDPETGEEVTYGDVRLAEELQFSVYNFEYADVPRLWDHFNSFEAEAKSLLAQANTLLNDDNASATDKRRFPLLATYELALKCSNLFNLLDARGAISVTERVGIIGRIRNLAVGVAKAYALQQAA from the coding sequence GTGTCTTCATCAACGCTTTCCACCAACCAGGCAGGCTCCGGCGCCAAGACCGCGCTGACTTTCCAGGACCTGCTCTTCCGGCTGCAAGGCTTTTGGGCCGAGCGCGGATGCGTGCTGCAGCAGCCTTACGACGTTGAAGTCGGCGCGGGCACCATGTCGCCAGAGACGTTCTTGCGCGTGCTGGGGCCCAAGCCGTACAAGGTCGGCTATGCGCAGCCTTCGCGCCGCCCCGCGGACGGCCGCTACGGCGAGAACCCCAACCGCCTGTTCAAGCACACGCAGTTCCAGCTCATCCTAAAGCCGCCGCCGGAGAACGTGCAGGAGCTCTATCTGCAGTCGCTCGAAGCCATCGGCATCGACCTGCGCCAGCACGACCTCAAGTTTGAAGAAGACAACTGGGAGTGGCCCGCGGGCGGGGCCTGGGGCGTCGGCTGGCAGGTGATGCTCGATGGCCTCGAGATCACGCAGTTCACCTATTTCCAGCAGTGCGGTGGCCTTGACCTCGACCCTATGTGCGCCGAGCTGACATATGGGCTGGAGCGTATTGCTAAGTACCTGCAGGATGTGAAGTCGATCTACGACATCGTTTGGTCGCGCGATCCCGAGACCGGCGAAGAGGTCACCTACGGCGACGTCCGCCTGGCCGAAGAGCTTCAGTTCTCGGTGTACAACTTCGAGTATGCCGACGTGCCACGCCTCTGGGATCACTTCAACTCGTTCGAGGCGGAAGCCAAGTCGCTGCTCGCGCAGGCAAACACGCTGCTGAATGACGATAACGCTAGCGCGACAGATAAGCGCCGCTTCCCGCTGCTGGCCACGTATGAGCTTGCGCTGAAATGCTCGAACCTGTTCAACCTGCTCGATGCCCGCGGCGCCATCAGCGTGACCGAGCGCGTCGGCATCATCGGGCGTATCCGCAACCTAGCAGTGGGCGTGGCCAAGGCATACGCGCTGCAACAGGCGGCCTAG
- the recO gene encoding DNA repair protein RecO — translation MAVLTSEAVVLRTWPVHEADLIVSLFTRDYGKLRGVAKSALKSRKRFGGALEPMTIARAWFAEKPKQDLVRLDQLEIITSPLSRPVDATRLGVLSFYAEVLEEALPERDPQETIFRLANSVLEQTTAERPWMPLTYFTLWMTRLMGLLPDISHCTICGEALGSDEVNFNSHADGLFCAVHRHTSDTLLSPDSWQMALRMLRAPVASFAAEDWPRRRGQDLRRFMQHTLERHMERKLRSAEALARLSG, via the coding sequence ATGGCCGTTCTCACTTCTGAAGCCGTGGTTCTGCGCACGTGGCCCGTGCATGAAGCTGACCTCATCGTCAGCCTCTTCACGCGCGACTACGGCAAGCTCCGCGGGGTGGCCAAGTCGGCTCTGAAGAGCCGCAAGCGTTTCGGTGGCGCTCTTGAGCCGATGACAATCGCCCGCGCCTGGTTCGCCGAAAAACCCAAGCAGGACCTGGTGCGGCTGGATCAGCTCGAGATCATCACTTCCCCGCTCTCTCGGCCAGTGGACGCCACCCGACTCGGCGTTCTGAGCTTCTATGCCGAAGTGCTTGAAGAGGCACTGCCGGAGCGCGATCCGCAGGAAACGATTTTCCGACTGGCGAATTCAGTGCTGGAGCAGACCACTGCCGAGCGTCCTTGGATGCCACTGACCTACTTCACCCTATGGATGACGCGGCTGATGGGCCTGCTGCCGGATATTTCGCACTGCACCATCTGCGGTGAGGCCCTTGGCTCGGACGAGGTCAACTTCAACTCCCATGCCGATGGGCTTTTCTGCGCGGTGCACCGGCACACCAGCGATACCCTGCTCTCGCCGGATTCCTGGCAGATGGCTTTGCGGATGCTTCGCGCGCCAGTTGCGAGCTTCGCGGCTGAAGACTGGCCGAGGCGCAGGGGGCAGGATCTGCGGCGGTTCATGCAGCACACGCTGGAGCGGCATATGGAGCGGAAACTGCGGTCCGCAGAGGCCCTGGCGCGCCTCAGCGGATAG
- a CDS encoding 4Fe-4S dicluster domain-containing protein: protein MAYVIAEPCIGTKDTACVDACPVDCIHPKKDEDGHDGADQLFIDPVECIDCGACVPACPVSAIFAADDLPEKWAHFTEKNAAHFGR from the coding sequence ATGGCATATGTGATTGCAGAACCCTGTATCGGCACCAAGGACACCGCCTGCGTAGATGCGTGTCCGGTCGATTGCATCCACCCCAAGAAGGACGAGGACGGTCACGACGGAGCCGATCAGCTGTTCATCGATCCGGTCGAGTGCATCGACTGCGGCGCCTGCGTTCCGGCCTGCCCGGTGTCCGCCATCTTCGCGGCAGACGATCTGCCGGAGAAGTGGGCGCATTTCACCGAGAAGAACGCCGCGCATTTCGGCCGCTAA
- a CDS encoding bifunctional 4-hydroxy-2-oxoglutarate aldolase/2-dehydro-3-deoxy-phosphogluconate aldolase, with protein sequence MAETTAERIERVGLIPVLRAKNAKQAHAVVDAMIAGGITVVEVTMTVPGAIDVLRDLKQKYGEELLLGSGTVTTAKEAEATIEAGAEFVVSPSLHPEVIQATKAAHKLSVPGALTPTEVITAHRAGADYVKIFPCSAMGGAPYLKALLAPFPFLKLIPTGGVTVDTAESFLKAGARALGVGSDLVNLTAVDEGRPEVITEAARAYLQIFQRLRA encoded by the coding sequence ATGGCGGAAACTACAGCAGAACGAATTGAACGCGTTGGGCTAATTCCGGTCCTCCGGGCGAAGAACGCAAAACAGGCACATGCGGTCGTGGATGCCATGATCGCCGGTGGAATCACCGTGGTTGAAGTCACCATGACGGTTCCCGGCGCGATTGACGTGCTGCGGGATTTGAAGCAGAAGTACGGCGAGGAACTTCTGCTCGGGTCCGGGACGGTAACGACTGCGAAGGAAGCCGAGGCCACCATTGAGGCCGGCGCAGAGTTCGTTGTCAGCCCGAGCCTGCACCCCGAGGTGATTCAGGCGACCAAGGCGGCGCACAAGCTGTCAGTGCCGGGAGCGCTGACCCCGACTGAGGTGATTACGGCGCATCGGGCAGGGGCGGACTACGTGAAGATCTTTCCCTGCTCGGCGATGGGAGGCGCGCCATATTTGAAAGCTCTGCTCGCTCCGTTCCCGTTTCTGAAACTGATCCCTACAGGCGGGGTGACGGTGGATACGGCGGAGAGCTTCCTGAAGGCCGGAGCACGCGCGCTGGGGGTGGGCAGCGATCTCGTGAATCTAACGGCGGTGGATGAGGGCAGGCCGGAGGTGATCACGGAGGCGGCGCGAGCTTATCTCCAGATCTTTCAGAGGCTCAGGGCATAG